A single Lolium perenne isolate Kyuss_39 chromosome 6, Kyuss_2.0, whole genome shotgun sequence DNA region contains:
- the LOC127309364 gene encoding uncharacterized protein: MDMGFPGTANGGAVTAGNGGGAPAGAPAAMIREQDRLMPIANVIRIMRRVLPPHAKISDDAKETIQECVSEYISFITGEANERCQREQRKTITAEDVLWAMSRLGFDDYVDPLSVYLHRFREFEGEARGAGALGIGARGEHHHGHGGMPPMMLKSRGGVSSMVPHHDMQMHAGAAMYGGTVPPPTPHHHPFLMPPHHGQYAQYEMYSGEQGMAAYYGGMYAPGNGGNGDGSGSSGNGNGGASTPPASNYEHQQPFGYK; encoded by the coding sequence ATGGATATGGGTTTCCCCGGCACGGCGAACGGCGGCGCGGTGACGGCCGGCAACGGCGGCGGGGCGCCTGCTGGGGCGCCGGCCGCGATGATACGCGAGCAGGACCGGCTGATGCCGATCGCGAACGTGATCCGCATCATGCGGCGCGTGCTGCCGCCGCACGCCAAGATCTCGGACGACGCCAAGGAGACGATCCAGGAGTGCGTGTCCGAGTACATCAGCTTCATCACCGGGGAGGCCAACGAGCGGTGCCAGCGCGAGCAGCGCAAGACCATCACCGCCGAGGACGTGCTCTGGGCCATGAGCCGCCTCGGCTTCGACGACTACGTCGACCCGCTCAGCGTCTACCTCCACCGCTTCCGCGAGTTCGAGGGCGAGGCGCGCGGCGCCGGCGCCCTCGGCATCGGCGCACGAGGCGAGCACCACCACGGCCACGGCGGTATGCCGCCGATGATGCTCAAGTCCCGTGGGGGCGTGTCGTCCATGGTGCCTCACCACGATATGCAGATGCACGCCGGCGCGGCCATGTACGGGGGCACCGTGCCGCCACCGACGCCGCACCATCATCCGTTCCTCATGCCGCCGCACCACGGCCAGTACGCGCAGTACGAGATGTACAGCGGCGAGCAAGGGATGGCCGCGTACTACGGAGGAATGTACGCGCCCGGGAACGGGGGAAACGGCGACGGGAGTGGCAGCAGCGGCAACGGCAACGGTGGTGCAAGCACGCCGCCTGCTTCCAACTACGAGCACCAGCAGCCGTTCGGATACAAGTAG